The window TGATTGTGGATTACTCGTTAAGCTTACCGTTGTTGCACCCATTTGCTGCGCATAAACAAGTGCACCTTTTACAAATGGGGTTCTTCCACTTGCGGCAATACCTATAACAATATCCTGCGCTTGCAAGAAACGATTTTTTAGAGCTTCTTGTCCTAAAGCCTCATTATCTTCTGCACCTTCGACAGCAACTACGACTGCGTCTAAGCCACCTGCTAACACCGCCTGTACGAGCTCTGGTGATGTACTGAACGTCGGTGGACACTCGACTGCGTCTAATAAACCTATACGACCACTCGTCCCTGCTCCTACGTAAAATAACCGCCCCCCATTTTTTATCGCTTTGATAATTACTTCAATCGTCCGCTCAATGTCAGGTAACACTTTAGCAATGGCTTGTGGAATCTTTACATCATCTTCGTTCATGAGCTGTACGATTTCCGTGATAGACATTAAATCTAGGTTAGCCGTTTTTGGATGATAGCCTTCTGTTGTCAACTTTGTCAATCGATCCATCGAAGTCAGATCCCTCC of the Lysinibacillus fusiformis genome contains:
- the murQ gene encoding N-acetylmuramic acid 6-phosphate etherase; the encoded protein is MDRLTKLTTEGYHPKTANLDLMSITEIVQLMNEDDVKIPQAIAKVLPDIERTIEVIIKAIKNGGRLFYVGAGTSGRIGLLDAVECPPTFSTSPELVQAVLAGGLDAVVVAVEGAEDNEALGQEALKNRFLQAQDIVIGIAASGRTPFVKGALVYAQQMGATTVSLTSNPQSMISKYADIAIEVTTGPEILTGSTRLKAATAHKQILNMITTTTMIKLGKVYKNLMVDVHASNFKLRERAKKIVCDATSVSYKEAESVLVQSDYKVKPAIIMLLMETTYEEAERLLAQSEGHVRAAMGLKKRL